One Micromonospora craniellae genomic region harbors:
- a CDS encoding NAD(+) synthase — protein MNFRSIYQHGFVRVAACTGRTRIAEPTANAEAVLRQARWCAAEGVAVAVFPELGLCGYSIEDLLLQDAVLDEVEAALAHLVAESAELLPVLVVGAPLRHRGRIYNCAVLVHRGRVLGVAPKSYIPNYREFYEARQIGAGVDERGGTIRLGGVEAPFGVDLLFTAEDVPGLALYAEICEDLWVPVPPSAEAALAGATVLLNLSGSPITVGRAEDRRLLCRSASARCLAAYVYAAAGLGESTTDLSWDGQTMIYENGALLAETDRFPADERHAVADVDLDLLRQERLRMGTFDDNRRAHAERTGGFREVRFRLDPPTRDLGLRRRVERYPFVPSDAARLAQDCYEAYHIQVAGLHQRLAATGDPKVVIGVSGGLDSTHALIVAARAMDRAGRPRSDILGFTMPGFATSAHTRDNAHKLMRSLGITAAELDITATARLMLQELGHPFGAGEPVYDVTFENVQAGLRTDYLFRLANQRGGIVLGTGDLSELALGWCTYGVGDQMSHYNVNAGLPKTLIQHLIRWVIGSGQFDEEVGETLRAVLDTEISPELVPGAELQSTESTIGPYALQDFTLFHVLRYGFRPSKIAFLAWHAWHDPAAGSWPPHFPEHKRVAYDLPEIRRWLEVFCRRFFGFAQFKRSAMPNGPKVVAGGSLSPRGDWRAPSDASARAWLRDLDRWDAH, from the coding sequence GTGAACTTCCGGTCCATCTACCAGCACGGGTTCGTCCGGGTCGCCGCCTGCACCGGCCGTACGCGCATCGCCGAGCCCACCGCCAACGCGGAGGCCGTCCTGCGGCAGGCCCGCTGGTGCGCCGCCGAGGGCGTAGCCGTCGCGGTCTTCCCGGAACTGGGCCTGTGCGGCTACTCGATCGAGGATCTCCTGCTCCAGGACGCGGTGCTCGACGAGGTGGAGGCGGCACTCGCGCACCTGGTGGCGGAGTCGGCGGAGCTGCTGCCAGTGCTCGTCGTCGGCGCCCCGCTGCGGCACCGGGGCCGGATCTACAACTGCGCGGTACTGGTGCACCGGGGTCGGGTACTGGGCGTCGCGCCGAAGTCCTACATCCCGAACTACCGCGAGTTCTACGAGGCCCGGCAGATCGGCGCGGGGGTCGACGAGCGGGGCGGCACGATCCGGCTCGGCGGCGTCGAGGCGCCGTTCGGGGTGGACCTGCTGTTCACCGCCGAGGACGTGCCCGGCCTGGCGTTGTACGCGGAGATCTGCGAGGACCTGTGGGTGCCGGTGCCGCCGAGCGCCGAGGCGGCGTTGGCGGGCGCGACAGTCCTGCTCAACCTCTCCGGCAGCCCGATCACGGTGGGCCGGGCCGAGGACCGTCGGCTGCTGTGCCGGTCGGCGTCGGCCCGTTGCCTGGCCGCGTACGTCTACGCGGCGGCGGGCCTGGGCGAGTCCACCACGGACCTGTCCTGGGACGGCCAGACGATGATCTACGAGAACGGCGCGCTGCTCGCCGAGACCGACCGGTTCCCGGCCGACGAACGGCACGCGGTGGCCGACGTCGACCTCGACCTGTTGCGGCAGGAACGGCTCCGGATGGGCACGTTCGACGACAACCGGCGGGCGCACGCGGAGCGCACCGGCGGCTTCCGCGAGGTGCGGTTCCGGTTGGACCCGCCGACCCGGGACCTGGGGCTGCGGCGTCGGGTCGAGCGGTACCCGTTCGTGCCGTCCGACGCGGCACGGCTGGCACAGGACTGCTACGAGGCGTACCACATCCAGGTCGCCGGCCTGCACCAGCGGCTGGCGGCGACCGGCGACCCGAAGGTCGTCATCGGGGTGTCCGGCGGGCTGGACTCGACCCACGCGTTGATCGTCGCCGCGCGGGCGATGGACCGGGCCGGCCGCCCGCGCAGCGACATCCTCGGGTTCACCATGCCGGGCTTCGCGACCAGCGCGCACACCCGGGACAACGCGCACAAGCTGATGCGCTCGCTCGGGATCACCGCGGCCGAGCTGGACATCACCGCCACCGCGCGGCTGATGCTCCAGGAACTCGGCCATCCGTTCGGTGCTGGCGAACCGGTCTACGACGTGACGTTCGAGAACGTGCAGGCCGGACTGCGCACCGACTATCTGTTCCGGCTGGCCAACCAGCGCGGCGGCATCGTGCTCGGCACCGGCGACCTGTCCGAGCTGGCGCTGGGCTGGTGCACGTACGGCGTCGGCGACCAGATGAGCCACTACAACGTCAACGCGGGCCTGCCGAAGACGCTCATCCAGCACCTGATCCGGTGGGTGATCGGCAGCGGCCAGTTCGACGAGGAGGTGGGCGAGACGCTGCGCGCGGTGCTGGACACCGAGATCAGTCCGGAACTGGTGCCGGGCGCGGAACTCCAGTCCACCGAGAGCACCATCGGCCCGTACGCGCTGCAGGACTTCACCCTCTTCCACGTGCTGCGCTACGGCTTCCGGCCGTCGAAAATCGCCTTCCTGGCCTGGCACGCGTGGCACGACCCGGCGGCAGGCAGTTGGCCGCCCCACTTCCCCGAGCACAAGCGGGTCGCCTACGACCTGCCGGAGATCCGCCGCTGGCTGGAGGTCTTCTGCCGCCGGTTCTTCGGCTTCGCCCAGTTCAAGCGCTCGGCCATGCCGAACGGCCCGAAGGTCGTCGCCGGTGGATCGCTGTCCCCGCGCGGCGACTGGCGGGCGCCGTCGGACGCGTCGGCACGGGCCTGGTTGCGCGATCTCGACCGCTGGGACGCGCACTGA
- a CDS encoding cold-shock protein, whose amino-acid sequence MVRFDEVKGYGFIAPEEGGEDVFVHANDLMDGKQAITPGTRVEFQIKEGERGLKGYDVRLVAAERRPVSAAPVTASDDYDEDATCDVLSVAALRAEVTEAFIQAAPDLTAGQIVRLRDQVIRIATRHGWTEG is encoded by the coding sequence GTGGTCCGGTTCGACGAGGTGAAGGGATACGGCTTCATCGCCCCGGAGGAGGGCGGCGAGGACGTGTTCGTCCACGCGAACGACCTGATGGACGGCAAGCAGGCGATCACACCGGGCACCAGGGTGGAGTTCCAGATCAAGGAGGGCGAGCGGGGCCTCAAGGGCTACGACGTCAGGCTCGTCGCCGCGGAGCGCCGCCCGGTCAGTGCCGCCCCGGTCACCGCCTCCGACGATTACGACGAGGACGCCACCTGTGACGTGCTCTCCGTCGCGGCGCTGCGTGCCGAGGTGACGGAGGCGTTCATCCAGGCCGCCCCGGATCTCACGGCGGGTCAGATCGTCCGGTTGCGGGATCAGGTGATCCGGATCGCCACCCGGCACGGGTGGACCGAGGGCTGA